Proteins from a genomic interval of Micromonospora sp. NBC_00389:
- a CDS encoding dihydrofolate reductase family protein gives MTKVTTGATMSLDGYIADPSHGGFEYLFQWYENGDVETPTATPELTFRTSAVSARHIRDLTERTGALVVGRRLFDMTNGWGGRHPLDVPVVVVTHSVPDGWEPENDSFVFVTDGIESAIERAKTIAGDKEVGVNGGTIATQVIQAGLLDEVHVDLVPVLLGDGIPLFADLKIAPLQLHGPISVVEGTGVTHLAYRVRPTA, from the coding sequence ATGACGAAGGTGACGACCGGGGCGACGATGTCGTTGGACGGCTACATCGCGGACCCGTCCCACGGGGGCTTCGAGTACCTGTTCCAGTGGTACGAGAACGGCGACGTCGAGACGCCGACGGCCACCCCCGAACTGACGTTCCGGACCTCCGCCGTGAGCGCGCGACACATCCGCGATCTCACCGAGCGGACCGGAGCGCTGGTCGTCGGTCGACGGCTCTTCGACATGACCAACGGGTGGGGCGGCCGGCATCCGTTGGACGTGCCCGTCGTGGTCGTCACGCACAGCGTGCCGGACGGTTGGGAACCGGAGAACGACTCGTTCGTCTTCGTCACCGACGGCATCGAGAGCGCCATCGAGCGGGCGAAGACGATCGCCGGCGACAAGGAGGTCGGGGTCAACGGCGGCACCATCGCGACCCAGGTCATCCAAGCCGGCCTGCTCGACGAGGTGCACGTCGACCTCGTCCCGGTCCTGCTCGGTGACGGTATCCCGCTCTTCGCCGACCTGAAGATCGCGCCGCTCCAGCTTCACGGGCCGATCAGCGTGGTCGAGGGCACCGGGGTCACCCACCTGGCCTACCGGGTACGCCCGACGGCCTGA
- a CDS encoding maleylpyruvate isomerase family mycothiol-dependent enzyme — MEPSRFLGCLTDDFARLRAVASIDPTAAVPSCPGWSVADLTHHVGEVYLHKTLAIREGAEPEPWPPADLAAEEPMALLDRAYAGLLAEFAAHEPQDRAGSWYAPGQTVGFWIRRMAQETVIHRIDAELGVGAPVAPVPDDLAVDGIDELLKVFVEYSVAEWASAFSEILADSPGWTYTVRTDGGAWSVRTGPGLLRVTDGAADAADVTVSGPPTALLRWLWGRELAGETSGVTVDGPPEAMAPLRRCIVTATQ; from the coding sequence ATGGAGCCTTCCCGATTCCTCGGCTGCCTCACGGACGACTTCGCCCGGCTGCGCGCCGTCGCCTCCATCGACCCCACCGCGGCGGTGCCCAGCTGCCCCGGTTGGAGTGTCGCCGACCTGACCCACCATGTCGGCGAGGTCTACCTCCACAAGACCCTGGCCATTCGCGAGGGTGCCGAGCCCGAGCCGTGGCCGCCCGCGGACCTTGCGGCCGAGGAGCCGATGGCGCTGCTCGACCGGGCGTACGCCGGGCTGCTGGCCGAGTTCGCGGCCCACGAGCCGCAGGACCGGGCTGGCTCCTGGTACGCGCCGGGCCAGACCGTCGGGTTCTGGATCCGACGGATGGCGCAGGAGACGGTCATCCACCGCATCGACGCCGAGTTGGGCGTCGGTGCGCCGGTCGCGCCCGTTCCGGACGACCTCGCCGTTGACGGCATCGACGAGCTGCTCAAAGTGTTCGTGGAGTATTCGGTGGCCGAGTGGGCCAGCGCCTTCAGCGAGATCCTGGCCGACTCGCCGGGCTGGACGTACACGGTGCGCACCGACGGTGGGGCGTGGTCGGTGCGTACCGGGCCGGGGCTGCTCCGCGTGACCGACGGCGCGGCCGACGCCGCCGACGTGACCGTGAGCGGCCCGCCCACGGCATTGCTGCGCTGGCTGTGGGGCCGGGAGTTGGCCGGCGAGACGAGCGGCGTCACCGTCGATGGCCCACCCGAGGCGATGGCCCCGTTGCGCCGCTGCATCGTGACCGCAACCCAGTGA
- a CDS encoding GNAT family N-acetyltransferase, whose amino-acid sequence MADRQAPVADRDVRIVPANEASWDDLQEILGSADAGRCQCQWFKVPGWLWRASTPEGRVASFREQTSCGEPDAPTTSGLVAYLDDHPAGWVAVEPRTAYPKLRNQRVPWLGRDEDRDDDGVWAVTCLVVRKGFRGRGLTYPLARAAVDFARERGARSLAAYPMLAEAGKQITWGEAHVGVRQIFEDAGFKEVSHPTLRRVVMRIDFADDAGPAAAVAPSGARTGMDAVRD is encoded by the coding sequence TTGGCTGACCGCCAGGCTCCGGTCGCCGACCGGGACGTCCGGATCGTGCCGGCCAACGAGGCGTCGTGGGACGACCTCCAGGAGATTCTCGGCAGCGCCGACGCGGGCCGGTGCCAGTGCCAGTGGTTCAAGGTCCCGGGCTGGCTGTGGCGGGCCTCCACCCCCGAGGGGCGCGTCGCGTCGTTCCGGGAGCAGACGAGCTGTGGCGAGCCGGATGCCCCGACCACCAGTGGACTGGTCGCGTACCTCGATGACCACCCGGCGGGCTGGGTGGCGGTGGAGCCGCGGACGGCGTACCCGAAGCTGCGCAACCAGCGGGTTCCCTGGCTCGGCCGCGACGAGGACAGGGACGACGACGGGGTCTGGGCGGTGACCTGCCTGGTGGTCCGCAAGGGCTTCCGGGGTCGCGGCCTCACCTATCCCCTGGCCCGCGCCGCGGTCGACTTCGCGCGGGAGCGCGGTGCCCGGTCACTGGCGGCGTACCCGATGCTCGCCGAGGCGGGCAAGCAGATCACCTGGGGTGAGGCGCACGTGGGGGTGCGGCAGATCTTCGAGGACGCCGGGTTCAAGGAGGTCAGCCACCCCACCCTGCGGCGGGTCGTGATGCGGATCGACTTCGCCGACGACGCGGGGCCAGCGGCGGCGGTCGCCCCTTCCGGCGCACGGACCGGCATGGACGCCGTGCGGGATTGA
- a CDS encoding DUF397 domain-containing protein produces MTDLTGAVWRKSTRSGDNGGACVEVATNLPGVVAVRDSKHPAGPSLAFTPDAWAAFVVAVSAPGRHSIG; encoded by the coding sequence ATGACTGACCTGACCGGCGCCGTCTGGCGCAAGAGCACCCGCAGCGGCGACAACGGCGGCGCCTGCGTCGAGGTCGCCACCAACCTTCCCGGCGTCGTCGCCGTGCGCGACAGCAAGCACCCCGCCGGTCCGTCGCTCGCCTTCACCCCGGACGCCTGGGCGGCGTTCGTCGTGGCCGTCAGCGCCCCGGGAAGGCATTCGATTGGCTGA
- a CDS encoding helix-turn-helix domain-containing protein encodes MAEDIGSTVPRRQLGRLLRQYRNEAGVTLDAAAEALEYSRQKIWRIECGTGSVRVLDVKAMCDLYGVSPEMTEAMRGLAVETKSKGWWHAYGDAVPSWFELYVGLESAASRLRGYDESLIPGILQTRAYADALFRLGRMLSDDEREQAVEVRLQRQALLTRRLPAAPRLEAVLSEAVLRRTVGGQTTMAAQLDHVLKLAELPTVSVRVLPLAAGPQPGAVAGTFMILDFPPGNGGRAVPEPSVVYSESLTGALYLDKPDELAAYERVWRGLDSLSLHEAESKDMIKRITGEIRHD; translated from the coding sequence ATGGCCGAGGACATCGGATCGACCGTGCCGCGTCGGCAGCTCGGGCGGCTGCTGCGGCAGTACCGCAACGAGGCCGGGGTGACGCTCGACGCCGCCGCGGAGGCGTTGGAGTACAGCCGACAGAAGATCTGGCGCATCGAGTGCGGCACCGGCTCGGTCCGGGTGCTCGACGTCAAGGCGATGTGCGACCTGTACGGGGTCTCGCCGGAGATGACCGAGGCGATGCGCGGGCTCGCCGTCGAGACGAAGTCCAAGGGTTGGTGGCACGCCTACGGCGACGCGGTGCCGAGCTGGTTCGAGCTGTACGTGGGCCTGGAATCCGCCGCGTCCCGCCTGAGGGGGTACGACGAATCGCTGATCCCCGGGATCTTGCAGACGCGGGCATACGCCGATGCTCTCTTCCGCCTGGGACGGATGCTCAGCGACGACGAGCGAGAGCAGGCCGTCGAGGTGCGGCTACAGCGGCAGGCGTTGCTCACCCGCCGGCTTCCCGCTGCTCCCCGGCTTGAGGCGGTGCTGTCCGAGGCGGTGCTCCGTCGCACGGTCGGCGGTCAGACCACAATGGCCGCGCAGCTCGACCACGTCCTGAAGCTGGCCGAGCTGCCGACCGTGTCCGTCCGCGTGCTGCCGCTGGCGGCCGGCCCGCAGCCGGGGGCGGTGGCCGGAACCTTCATGATCCTGGACTTTCCGCCCGGCAATGGCGGCCGGGCCGTGCCGGAACCATCGGTCGTCTACAGCGAGTCGCTGACCGGTGCGCTGTACCTCGACAAGCCCGACGAGTTGGCCGCCTACGAACGAGTGTGGCGAGGGCTGGATTCGCTCTCGCTTCACGAGGCAGAATCGAAAGACATGATCAAAAGGATCACCGGGGAGATACGGCATGACTGA
- a CDS encoding DivIVA domain-containing protein — MSIRHQRPHSTYPGLLPWQVGERRFPAARLGRRGLDPAEVYAWLDRVAVDMAALHAALAESRREVARLRLAQGRRR, encoded by the coding sequence GTGAGTATCCGTCACCAACGACCACACTCGACGTACCCCGGCCTGCTGCCGTGGCAGGTGGGCGAGCGCCGCTTCCCGGCCGCCCGGCTCGGGCGCCGCGGCCTCGACCCCGCCGAGGTGTACGCCTGGCTCGACCGCGTCGCCGTCGACATGGCTGCGCTGCACGCGGCCCTCGCCGAGAGTCGCCGGGAGGTCGCGCGGCTGCGGCTCGCGCAGGGTCGGCGGCGATGA
- a CDS encoding dihydrofolate reductase family protein: MRKLINSTYITLDGVIENPMWTSPYFEEEAASLAGEQTNAADAMLMGRATYDGMSVAWPSMDENDPTTGAAYFNNVKKYVASTTLTNPTWNNTEVLQGDLVEAVTKLKAQEGKDIIQYGYGSVTAQLVRAGLVDEVRFWIHPVLEGGPSLTTPLTDIKASFELVDTRVHKNGVIIASYRPKTAS; encoded by the coding sequence ATGCGCAAGCTCATCAACTCGACCTACATCACCCTCGACGGCGTCATCGAGAACCCCATGTGGACCTCGCCGTACTTCGAAGAGGAGGCCGCCAGCCTCGCCGGCGAACAGACCAACGCAGCGGACGCGATGCTGATGGGCCGGGCCACCTACGACGGCATGTCCGTCGCCTGGCCGAGCATGGACGAGAACGACCCGACCACCGGCGCGGCGTACTTCAACAACGTCAAGAAGTACGTCGCCTCGACCACCCTGACCAACCCCACCTGGAACAACACAGAGGTGCTCCAGGGCGACCTGGTCGAGGCGGTCACCAAGCTCAAGGCCCAGGAGGGCAAGGACATCATCCAGTACGGCTACGGCTCGGTCACCGCGCAGTTGGTCCGGGCGGGCCTGGTGGACGAGGTCCGGTTCTGGATCCACCCCGTGCTGGAGGGCGGCCCCAGCCTGACGACGCCGCTGACGGACATCAAGGCGTCGTTCGAGCTGGTCGACACCCGGGTGCACAAGAACGGCGTGATCATCGCCTCGTACCGGCCGAAGACGGCCAGCTGA
- a CDS encoding BTAD domain-containing putative transcriptional regulator, translated as MQFGVLGPLAVTTDAGEPVAVPGTKVRALLADLLTNRNQVVSADRLIDDLWGADAPANPTGALQVRVSQLRKALNDAEPGARELVESRSPGYLLRAGGVDADRFAELTRCTDVDRLTEALALWRGDAYADVADAEFVRAEVTRLAEQRLAVHERLAEARLARGEHDLAAADLAELVARHPLREGLRAVQLRALYAAGRQSEALDSYADLRDRLADELGLDPGPELVALHRKILEQDAGLSAPPKAAIIRNSLPAQLDELVGRAEALAELRTLLPRQRLVTLVGPGGVGKTRLATEAARTQSLPDGVQLVELAPLPAGDPRVAEQVLGALDTRESAGTSLSAADRLAAALRHRQLLLVLDNCEHVIEPVAELVARLLRDAPGVSVLATSREPLGLTGELLWEVPPLSVPEDGDLDAVRRSAAARLFAARAAAQQRGFRLDGRTAPAVAQLCRRLDGLPLALELAATRVRSLGVLGVVDRLDDRFRLLTTQQRDVPPRQRTLTAVIGWSWDLLDETDRLVLARLAVFSDGCTPEAAEQVCRTDLDTLARLVDRSLVVLDDSGVGPRYRLLESVAAFCLDRLTDAEEVRARHAAYYTELAEHADPLLRGGDQQRWLALLDAETANLRSALVHGGGLRLAIALSWYWYLRGRLTEARQALAMPDPEHEPRAAAWRVGFALLQGDPIVPAELRAALAGDPDGRGAWFAATAVIDHSDLALASELLPTAVADPWTEAAVFSSRAKIAHANGDQAALEHAATRSAALFASIGDRWGRLQATEWVGGLADMRGEHERAAALHREGLRWAEELALWPQVCSELSWLAWLAVQTRDYAQGRELAERAYQLAVEQASPSALVFAEMSLGMAARRDGKLDVAVAHLTHLVEQGRAETQPALYLPMILVELGYAVEQGGDPDAALALHIEAFEAAVAIATPRDAVNTLEGMASAVRSPEVAARLLGAAAAARFAAQAPAAPAERDDTDRVAARVLAALGRERFDALVAEGAKLSPGEARAQL; from the coding sequence GTGCAGTTCGGGGTGCTCGGACCGCTCGCCGTCACCACCGACGCCGGCGAGCCGGTGGCGGTGCCCGGCACCAAGGTACGGGCGCTGCTGGCCGACCTGCTGACCAACCGCAACCAGGTGGTCTCGGCGGACCGCCTCATCGACGACCTGTGGGGCGCGGACGCCCCCGCGAACCCCACCGGCGCCCTTCAGGTGCGGGTGTCCCAACTACGCAAGGCGCTCAACGACGCCGAGCCGGGCGCCCGCGAGCTGGTCGAGTCCCGGTCACCCGGGTACCTGCTGCGGGCCGGCGGGGTGGACGCCGACCGGTTCGCCGAGCTGACCCGGTGCACCGACGTCGACCGGCTGACCGAGGCCCTCGCGCTGTGGCGCGGCGACGCGTACGCCGACGTGGCCGACGCGGAGTTCGTCCGCGCGGAGGTCACCCGGCTGGCCGAGCAGCGTCTCGCCGTGCACGAGCGGCTGGCCGAGGCCCGGCTGGCCCGGGGCGAGCACGACCTGGCCGCCGCCGACCTCGCGGAGCTGGTCGCCCGGCACCCGCTGCGAGAGGGCCTGCGGGCGGTGCAGCTCCGCGCGCTGTACGCGGCCGGCCGCCAGTCCGAGGCGCTGGACAGCTACGCCGACCTGCGCGACCGGCTCGCCGACGAGCTGGGCCTCGACCCGGGGCCGGAGCTGGTCGCCCTGCACCGCAAGATCCTCGAACAGGACGCCGGTCTGAGCGCGCCGCCGAAGGCCGCGATCATCCGCAACAGCCTGCCGGCCCAGCTCGACGAGTTGGTCGGCCGGGCCGAGGCGCTGGCCGAGCTGCGTACCCTGCTGCCGCGGCAGCGGCTGGTCACGCTGGTCGGGCCGGGTGGCGTCGGCAAGACGCGGCTGGCCACCGAGGCGGCCCGCACGCAGTCCCTGCCGGACGGCGTCCAACTGGTCGAGTTGGCCCCGCTGCCGGCCGGCGACCCGCGCGTCGCCGAGCAGGTGCTCGGCGCGCTGGACACCCGCGAGAGCGCCGGCACGAGCCTGTCGGCCGCCGATCGGCTCGCCGCCGCGCTGCGCCACAGACAACTGCTGCTCGTGCTGGACAACTGCGAGCACGTGATCGAGCCGGTCGCCGAGCTGGTGGCCCGACTGCTGCGGGACGCGCCCGGGGTGAGCGTGCTGGCCACCAGCCGGGAGCCGCTCGGTCTCACCGGGGAGCTGCTCTGGGAGGTACCCCCGCTGTCCGTGCCGGAGGACGGCGACCTGGACGCGGTCCGGCGCTCGGCGGCGGCCCGGTTGTTCGCCGCCCGCGCCGCCGCGCAGCAGCGCGGTTTCCGCCTCGACGGGCGGACGGCGCCCGCGGTGGCCCAGCTCTGCCGCCGCCTCGACGGGCTGCCGCTGGCGCTGGAGTTGGCCGCGACCCGGGTGCGCTCCCTGGGCGTGCTGGGCGTGGTGGACCGGCTCGACGACCGGTTCCGGTTGCTCACCACCCAGCAGCGGGACGTGCCGCCGCGGCAACGGACGTTGACCGCGGTGATCGGCTGGAGCTGGGACCTGCTGGACGAGACCGACCGGCTGGTGCTGGCCCGGCTCGCGGTGTTCAGCGACGGCTGCACCCCGGAGGCCGCCGAGCAGGTCTGCCGGACCGATCTGGACACGCTGGCCCGGCTGGTCGACCGGTCGCTGGTGGTGCTGGACGACTCCGGCGTGGGCCCTCGCTACCGGCTACTCGAATCGGTTGCCGCCTTCTGCCTGGACCGGCTGACCGACGCCGAAGAGGTACGCGCGCGGCACGCCGCGTACTACACGGAGCTGGCCGAACACGCCGATCCGCTGCTGCGCGGCGGCGACCAGCAGCGGTGGCTGGCGCTGCTGGACGCGGAGACGGCGAACCTGCGGTCGGCGCTGGTCCACGGCGGCGGGCTGCGGCTGGCCATCGCGCTGAGCTGGTACTGGTATCTGCGTGGCCGGCTCACCGAGGCGCGGCAGGCGCTGGCGATGCCCGACCCCGAGCACGAGCCCCGCGCCGCGGCCTGGAGGGTCGGTTTCGCGCTGTTGCAGGGCGACCCGATCGTGCCGGCCGAGCTCCGGGCCGCGCTGGCTGGCGACCCGGACGGCCGCGGTGCCTGGTTCGCGGCCACCGCGGTGATCGACCACAGCGATTTGGCCCTGGCATCGGAGCTGCTGCCCACCGCCGTCGCCGACCCGTGGACCGAGGCCGCGGTGTTCAGCTCCCGGGCCAAGATCGCGCACGCCAACGGTGACCAGGCAGCACTGGAGCACGCCGCGACACGCAGCGCCGCGCTGTTCGCCAGCATCGGCGACCGGTGGGGCCGGCTCCAGGCGACCGAGTGGGTGGGTGGGCTGGCCGACATGCGCGGCGAGCATGAGCGCGCCGCCGCCCTGCACCGGGAGGGGCTGCGCTGGGCGGAGGAGCTGGCGCTGTGGCCGCAGGTGTGCAGCGAGCTGTCCTGGTTGGCCTGGCTGGCGGTGCAGACCCGCGACTACGCGCAGGGTCGGGAGCTGGCCGAGCGCGCGTACCAGCTCGCGGTGGAGCAGGCCTCACCCAGTGCGCTGGTCTTCGCGGAGATGAGCCTCGGGATGGCCGCCCGCCGCGACGGCAAGCTCGACGTGGCCGTCGCCCACCTCACCCACCTCGTCGAACAGGGCCGCGCGGAGACCCAGCCCGCGCTCTACCTACCGATGATCCTGGTCGAGCTGGGCTACGCGGTCGAGCAGGGCGGCGACCCGGATGCCGCGCTGGCCCTGCACATCGAGGCGTTCGAGGCCGCCGTGGCGATCGCAACCCCACGGGACGCCGTCAACACCCTGGAGGGGATGGCGTCGGCGGTGCGTTCCCCGGAGGTCGCCGCCCGACTGCTGGGCGCCGCGGCCGCCGCTCGGTTCGCCGCGCAGGCCCCGGCCGCCCCGGCGGAACGCGACGACACCGACCGGGTGGCAGCACGCGTGCTGGCTGCCCTGGGGCGGGAACGCTTCGACGCGCTGGTCGCCGAGGGCGCGAAGCTGAGCCCGGGCGAGGCCCGGGCTCAGCTCTGA
- a CDS encoding alpha/beta fold hydrolase, whose product MDIHHEEHGNGEGRPLVLIHGALSGIGTSFGAILPILAKTRRVIAVELQAHGRTPDLDRPLTVEHFATDVVELLDRLGVGRADVFGWSMGAAVGLRLGTDHADRVGRLVLASVSFDDAGLHPGLLDGIQDLQPEHLHGSEFHEEYLRSAPDPAGWANLVTKMKVLDANLPQWTTEQIRALAAPTMIVLADADIVQPEHAVRMFRLLGGAVPGDLTGLPGCRLAILPGTTHTMIPQRADWLAPMIDEFLDDV is encoded by the coding sequence ATGGACATCCACCACGAAGAGCACGGCAACGGCGAGGGTCGCCCCCTGGTGCTGATCCACGGGGCGCTCTCCGGCATCGGCACCTCGTTCGGCGCGATCCTGCCGATCCTGGCGAAGACCCGGCGGGTGATCGCCGTCGAGTTGCAGGCGCACGGTCGCACACCGGACCTCGATCGTCCGCTGACCGTGGAGCATTTCGCCACCGACGTGGTCGAGCTGCTGGACCGCCTCGGCGTCGGGCGGGCGGACGTGTTCGGCTGGAGCATGGGCGCGGCGGTGGGGTTGCGCCTCGGCACCGATCACGCCGACCGGGTCGGGCGGCTGGTGCTCGCCTCGGTGAGCTTCGACGACGCCGGCCTGCACCCGGGGCTGCTCGACGGAATCCAGGACCTGCAACCGGAGCACCTGCACGGCTCGGAGTTCCACGAGGAGTACCTGCGGAGCGCGCCGGACCCGGCGGGCTGGGCCAACCTGGTCACCAAGATGAAGGTGCTGGACGCGAACCTGCCGCAGTGGACCACCGAGCAGATCCGCGCGCTGGCCGCGCCCACGATGATCGTGCTGGCCGACGCGGACATCGTCCAGCCCGAGCATGCGGTGCGGATGTTCCGGCTGCTCGGCGGCGCGGTGCCCGGCGACCTGACCGGCCTGCCGGGGTGCCGGCTGGCCATCCTGCCCGGCACCACCCACACGATGATCCCGCAGCGCGCCGACTGGCTGGCCCCGATGATCGACGAATTCCTGGACGACGTCTAG